A stretch of the Sorangium aterium genome encodes the following:
- a CDS encoding DUF4139 domain-containing protein, translating into MNHGLRTTATLRAAAMDPARSGAVSGTLLLRRVVLSTGGVGYFEYEARVRGDAELRLEVRLDQVDDVLKSIVVYDLHGVTGNITLPGKEPLRDLFRELPFDEGALESAPALLNALRGAEVRTRGLQGAVAGRILAVTTAQAALPHGGSEERHRLALMSEGALKQVVLEELESVELVEERLRQQVGAALVGLSSGRERNRRELVVRTAGEGERVVRVAYVIEVPLWKTTYRLTVPEDAQTKTAALTGWAVVENQSGGDWQNVDFTLVSGDPVTFRQALYEIYYVSRPEVPVDVAERVLPLLDKGAAELAARAAPRMGYRAGGADGAPAPAAGTAAPIAKVEPEAEEAATQVVFRFPAPLTIASGQTALLPIVQRDIPAERLWLYQPEASARSPLASVRLRNDEDTTLPAGAMTVYERSSRGVVTYVGDARLAPLPPGESRIVSFAVDRKVRIDREERGEEVFSRAKIQGGVLEIVRTARKVTVYTIVGAAREPRVVLIEHPRIAGWDLAEPREGVETTSDRYRIRREVAAGETARVTVSLEQPISHAVALTSLSSEQIEVYLSSREIPEALRAALARLAELRAAVAERQRALSVLESELAALRVEQERVRNNLKAVPAGNALHERYLKALGEQEDRIAAVSAKLPGAREAVASAERALAEYVRGLSLTA; encoded by the coding sequence ATGAACCATGGATTGAGGACCACGGCGACGCTGAGGGCCGCCGCGATGGATCCGGCCCGATCGGGGGCCGTGTCGGGCACGCTGCTGCTCCGCCGGGTGGTGCTCTCGACGGGCGGAGTCGGATATTTCGAGTACGAGGCGCGGGTGCGCGGCGACGCCGAGCTCCGGCTCGAGGTGCGGCTCGATCAGGTCGACGACGTATTGAAGAGCATCGTCGTCTACGACCTTCACGGGGTGACGGGGAATATCACGCTTCCCGGGAAGGAGCCGCTGCGCGACCTGTTCCGCGAGCTCCCGTTCGACGAGGGCGCGCTCGAGTCCGCGCCCGCCCTGCTGAACGCCCTGCGCGGCGCCGAGGTGCGGACGCGGGGCCTGCAAGGCGCCGTCGCCGGGCGGATCCTCGCGGTCACCACGGCGCAGGCGGCGCTGCCGCACGGCGGATCGGAGGAGCGGCACCGGCTCGCGCTGATGTCGGAGGGCGCGCTGAAGCAGGTCGTCCTGGAGGAGCTCGAGAGCGTGGAGCTCGTCGAGGAGCGGCTGCGCCAGCAGGTCGGCGCGGCGCTGGTCGGGCTCTCGAGCGGGCGGGAGCGCAACCGCCGCGAGCTCGTCGTGCGCACGGCCGGCGAGGGCGAGCGGGTGGTCCGGGTGGCCTACGTCATCGAGGTGCCGCTCTGGAAGACCACGTATCGGCTCACGGTGCCCGAGGACGCGCAGACGAAGACAGCGGCGCTGACCGGGTGGGCCGTCGTCGAGAACCAGAGCGGCGGCGACTGGCAGAACGTGGACTTCACCCTGGTGTCGGGCGACCCGGTGACGTTCCGCCAGGCGCTCTACGAGATCTACTACGTGTCTCGCCCGGAGGTGCCGGTCGACGTCGCCGAGCGGGTGCTGCCGCTGCTCGACAAGGGCGCCGCCGAGCTCGCGGCCAGGGCGGCGCCGCGCATGGGTTACCGCGCCGGCGGCGCCGATGGGGCCCCCGCGCCCGCCGCGGGGACCGCCGCGCCCATCGCGAAGGTGGAGCCGGAGGCCGAGGAGGCGGCGACGCAGGTCGTGTTCCGCTTCCCGGCGCCGCTCACGATCGCGAGCGGGCAGACGGCGCTCCTCCCGATCGTCCAGCGCGATATCCCCGCAGAGCGGCTGTGGCTCTATCAGCCGGAGGCGAGCGCGCGCAGCCCGCTCGCCTCGGTCCGGCTGAGGAACGACGAAGACACGACGCTCCCGGCCGGAGCGATGACGGTCTACGAGCGCTCGAGCCGGGGGGTCGTCACCTATGTCGGCGACGCGCGCCTCGCGCCGCTGCCGCCGGGCGAATCGCGGATCGTGAGCTTCGCCGTGGACCGGAAGGTGCGGATCGACCGCGAGGAGCGCGGCGAGGAGGTGTTCTCGCGCGCCAAGATCCAGGGCGGCGTGCTCGAGATCGTCAGGACCGCCCGCAAGGTGACGGTCTACACGATCGTGGGCGCGGCGCGCGAGCCGCGCGTCGTGCTCATCGAGCACCCGCGCATCGCCGGCTGGGACCTCGCCGAGCCCAGGGAAGGCGTCGAGACGACAAGCGACCGCTACCGGATCCGGCGCGAGGTCGCCGCGGGCGAGACGGCGCGCGTGACCGTATCGCTGGAGCAGCCCATCTCGCACGCGGTCGCGCTCACGAGCCTCTCGAGCGAGCAGATCGAGGTCTACCTGTCGTCGCGCGAGATCCCCGAGGCGCTGCGCGCGGCGCTCGCGCGGCTCGCGGAGCTCAGGGCCGCGGTCGCCGAGAGGCAGCGGGCGCTCTCGGTCCTCGAGTCCGAGCTCGCGGCGCTGCGCGTGGAGCAGGAGCGCGTGCGCAACAACCTCAAGGCCGTGCCCGCGGGGAACGCGCTCCACGAGCGCTACCTCAAGGCGCTGGGCGAGCAGGAAGACCGGATCGCGGCCGTGTCGGCGAAGCTCCCGGGCGCGCGGGAGGCGGTGGCCAGCGCCGAGCGGGCGCTCGCCGAGTATGTGCGCGGCCTGTCTCTCACGGCATAG
- a CDS encoding serine/threonine-protein kinase has protein sequence MDSSDLGTVGPYELLLQLAKGGMAEVFIARRACAAGRGDASGAGGAAGAGCAGLERESLVAVKRIRADLRYESSYSSMLFDEAGIASRVASPHFVPVLDYGLDDGAPYIVMELVVGVTLKHLTRAPEALGVGDAIELIAQAAEGLHAAHEARDSSGELLQVIHRDISPSNVLVGVDGRASICDLGLAYALRRTTRTKTGMVKGKLSYFSPEQANARPLDRRSDVFSLGVVAWEVLAGRRLFAGSNMVSTLHAVLEREVPPLSSEREGVSQAVTAAVARAIERDRDARWPTAADFARALRAAAEEEGHAASRDAIGARVAEVLPAPLKPLAPSYAPGGPRVTKEIIAALQSMRAAASVGEGESGGLLEQGRPSRG, from the coding sequence ATGGATTCGTCTGATCTGGGCACCGTCGGTCCCTACGAGCTGCTGTTGCAGCTGGCCAAGGGCGGCATGGCCGAGGTCTTCATCGCGCGTCGCGCCTGCGCTGCAGGCCGAGGGGACGCGAGCGGCGCGGGCGGTGCGGCGGGGGCGGGCTGCGCGGGTCTGGAGCGCGAGTCGCTCGTGGCGGTGAAGCGGATCCGGGCCGATCTGCGGTACGAGTCGAGCTATTCGTCCATGCTCTTCGACGAGGCGGGCATCGCGTCGCGCGTCGCGAGCCCCCATTTCGTGCCCGTCCTCGATTACGGTCTCGACGACGGGGCGCCGTACATCGTCATGGAGCTCGTCGTGGGGGTCACCCTCAAGCACCTCACCCGGGCACCCGAGGCGCTCGGGGTCGGCGACGCGATCGAGCTCATCGCGCAGGCCGCCGAGGGGCTCCACGCCGCGCACGAGGCGCGCGACAGCTCGGGGGAGCTGCTCCAGGTGATCCACCGGGACATCTCGCCCTCCAACGTCCTTGTCGGGGTCGACGGCCGGGCGTCCATCTGCGATCTCGGGCTCGCGTATGCCCTGCGCCGCACGACGCGGACGAAGACCGGGATGGTGAAGGGGAAGCTGAGCTATTTCTCGCCGGAGCAGGCGAATGCGCGGCCGCTGGATCGGCGCTCGGACGTGTTCTCGCTCGGGGTCGTGGCGTGGGAGGTGCTGGCGGGCAGGCGGCTGTTCGCCGGCAGCAACATGGTCTCGACCCTCCACGCCGTCCTGGAGCGCGAGGTGCCGCCGCTCTCGAGCGAGCGCGAGGGCGTGAGCCAGGCCGTCACGGCCGCCGTCGCGCGGGCGATCGAGCGCGATCGCGACGCGCGCTGGCCCACGGCGGCCGATTTCGCGCGGGCGCTCCGGGCCGCGGCCGAGGAGGAGGGGCACGCGGCGTCGCGCGACGCCATCGGCGCGCGGGTCGCCGAGGTGCTCCCGGCGCCGCTGAAGCCGCTCGCGCCGTCCTACGCCCCGGGCGGGCCGCGGGTCACGAAGGAGATCATCGCCGCCTTGCAGTCGATGCGCGCGGCGGCGTCGGTGGGCGAGGGGGAATCGGGCGGGCTCCTGGAACAGGGGCGGCCCTCGCGCGGCTGA
- a CDS encoding serine/threonine-protein kinase, producing MREGTLVAGRFEVHRLAGAGGMGTVYRAIDQLTGRPVALKVAPPELAARFRREARMLEAVQHPLIVQHIAHGTGDDGALWLAMEWLEGVTLDARLGEGALPVADALLVAHQIAEALAAIHAIGITHRDLKPSNVLLREGRVDGVVLLDFGVARAAASTSLVTEASSLVGSLGYVAPEQARGDAEVDARADVFGLGVVLFECLAGQRPFAADDPLAEVCRILLEEAPRLVERRPDVPPFIDELVARLLAKDPAARPADGRAAAAALAEARALLARASSAGADGAPASVTDDERRLVSVVLVDLGAADPEPASDRGVERIVADLAEAFGGERVRLPGGTRMVLLSSQTDEVFSGRGGAGTMAAFDLAARAAQCALALKARLPGRPVALATGRAQVGERLPAGDVIDRAVARLREAEGDVRIDEVTAGLAAPRFEVIGDGPSFLLKGERDGTEPERTLFGRVTSFVGRDRELATLRGLFEQSADEPVARAALVLGEAGIGKTRLRCELVRAVRERDARASVYVARGDPLGAGAPFGMLGEIVLAAAGCLPGEALEARRVKIREHVARALPAPADDAPRVAWYLGEIAGTPFDDPDVELRAARGDAVAVSEQARRAVLEWLAARCGEGPVVVVLEDMHWSDHASLSLLDEALQVLSDRPLLVLGFARHSVMETFPGLWGSRGVQHIKLGALSQRAAERLVRSVFGEELALPEVARLVEHADGHPFFLEELMRARAEGRSDMPPTVVALMHARIEALPAEARRTLRAASLFGGSFWPEGVRQLLGAGTSAESLDRWLKSLLSEELVARRGVSRYPGHDELTFRHALVRDAAYGMLTDGDRAAGHRAAARWLRSVGETDERVLAEHAERGGDAPTDNEGLVARGPAQDRAREGSGGGAGQGRPPERKSERERNEAQGGQG from the coding sequence ATGCGCGAGGGCACGCTGGTCGCAGGCCGGTTCGAGGTGCACCGCCTTGCCGGCGCCGGCGGGATGGGCACGGTCTACCGGGCGATCGACCAGCTGACCGGGCGCCCCGTCGCGCTCAAGGTCGCGCCCCCGGAGCTCGCCGCCCGCTTCCGGCGCGAGGCGCGCATGCTCGAGGCCGTGCAGCACCCGCTCATCGTGCAGCACATCGCGCACGGCACGGGCGACGACGGCGCCCTGTGGCTCGCGATGGAGTGGCTCGAGGGCGTCACGCTCGACGCGCGCCTAGGGGAGGGGGCGCTCCCCGTGGCCGACGCGCTGCTCGTCGCGCACCAGATCGCGGAGGCGCTCGCCGCGATCCACGCCATCGGGATCACGCACCGCGATCTCAAGCCGAGCAACGTGCTCCTGCGCGAAGGCAGGGTCGACGGCGTCGTCCTGCTCGACTTCGGCGTCGCCCGGGCGGCGGCGTCGACCTCGCTCGTCACGGAGGCCAGCTCGCTCGTCGGGTCGCTCGGCTACGTGGCGCCCGAGCAGGCGCGCGGCGACGCCGAGGTCGACGCGCGCGCCGACGTCTTCGGGCTCGGCGTCGTGCTCTTCGAGTGCCTCGCCGGCCAGCGCCCCTTCGCGGCCGACGACCCGCTCGCCGAGGTGTGCCGCATCCTCCTCGAGGAGGCGCCGCGCCTCGTCGAGCGGCGCCCGGACGTGCCGCCCTTCATCGACGAGCTCGTCGCGCGCCTCCTGGCGAAGGACCCGGCGGCGCGCCCCGCGGACGGCCGCGCGGCGGCGGCCGCCCTCGCGGAGGCGCGCGCCCTGCTCGCGCGCGCGTCCAGCGCGGGCGCGGACGGCGCGCCGGCGTCGGTCACCGACGACGAGCGGCGGCTCGTCAGCGTCGTCCTCGTCGATCTGGGCGCCGCGGACCCGGAGCCGGCGAGCGATCGCGGCGTCGAGCGGATCGTCGCGGACCTCGCCGAGGCGTTCGGCGGCGAGCGCGTGCGGCTCCCGGGCGGCACGCGCATGGTGCTCCTGTCCTCGCAGACCGACGAGGTGTTCTCCGGCCGCGGCGGCGCCGGCACGATGGCCGCCTTCGACCTCGCGGCGCGCGCCGCGCAGTGCGCGCTCGCGCTGAAGGCGCGCCTGCCCGGGCGCCCGGTCGCGCTCGCCACGGGCCGCGCGCAGGTGGGCGAGCGCCTGCCCGCGGGCGACGTGATCGACCGCGCGGTCGCCCGCCTCCGCGAGGCCGAGGGCGACGTGCGCATCGACGAGGTCACGGCCGGGCTCGCGGCGCCGCGCTTCGAGGTGATCGGCGACGGCCCCTCGTTCCTGCTGAAGGGCGAGCGCGACGGCACCGAGCCCGAGCGCACGCTCTTCGGCCGCGTCACCTCGTTCGTCGGGCGCGACCGCGAGCTCGCGACGCTGCGCGGCCTCTTCGAGCAGAGCGCCGACGAGCCCGTGGCGCGCGCCGCGCTGGTCCTCGGCGAGGCGGGCATCGGCAAGACGCGCCTGCGCTGCGAGCTCGTCCGCGCCGTGCGCGAGCGCGACGCGCGCGCGTCGGTCTACGTGGCGCGGGGCGACCCCCTCGGCGCGGGCGCGCCGTTCGGCATGCTGGGCGAGATCGTCCTCGCGGCCGCCGGCTGCCTGCCCGGCGAGGCGCTCGAGGCGCGCCGCGTCAAGATCCGCGAGCACGTCGCGCGGGCCCTGCCCGCGCCAGCCGACGACGCCCCGCGCGTCGCCTGGTACCTCGGCGAGATCGCGGGCACGCCGTTCGACGACCCCGACGTGGAGCTGCGCGCCGCCCGCGGGGACGCTGTCGCCGTGAGCGAGCAGGCCCGCCGCGCCGTGCTCGAGTGGCTCGCGGCGCGCTGCGGCGAGGGGCCGGTCGTTGTGGTGCTCGAGGACATGCACTGGAGCGATCACGCCTCGCTCTCGCTGCTGGACGAGGCGCTCCAGGTGCTCTCGGATCGCCCGCTCCTCGTGCTCGGCTTCGCGCGCCACAGCGTGATGGAGACGTTCCCCGGCCTCTGGGGCTCGCGCGGGGTGCAGCACATCAAGCTCGGCGCGCTCAGCCAGCGGGCGGCCGAGCGGCTCGTCCGCAGCGTGTTCGGCGAGGAGCTCGCGCTGCCCGAGGTGGCGCGGCTCGTCGAGCACGCGGACGGCCACCCCTTCTTCCTCGAGGAGCTTATGCGCGCGCGCGCGGAGGGCCGGAGCGACATGCCGCCCACGGTCGTGGCCCTGATGCACGCGCGCATCGAGGCGCTGCCGGCCGAGGCGCGGCGTACGCTGCGGGCGGCGAGCCTGTTCGGCGGCAGCTTCTGGCCCGAGGGCGTGCGGCAGCTGCTCGGCGCCGGCACCTCGGCCGAGTCGCTCGACCGCTGGCTCAAGAGCCTGCTCTCGGAGGAGCTCGTCGCCCGGCGCGGCGTGTCGCGCTACCCGGGGCACGACGAGCTCACGTTCCGTCACGCCCTGGTGCGCGACGCCGCCTACGGGATGCTCACGGACGGCGATCGCGCGGCCGGCCACCGGGCTGCGGCGCGCTGGCTGCGCTCGGTGGGCGAGACCGACGAGCGGGTGCTGGCCGAGCACGCCGAGCGGGGCGGCGACGCCCCCACGGACAACGAGGGCCTCGTCGCCCGCGGCCCTGCGCAGGACCGCGCGCGGGAAGGCAGCGGAGGCGGAGCCGGACAAGGGCGCCCCCCGGAGCGCAAATCAGAGCGTGAACGGAACGAAGCGCAAGGGGGCCAAGGTTGA
- a CDS encoding serine/threonine-protein kinase, protein MNPGQQVTSTLRLARELGKGAMGSVWVADHLALGTQVAVKFMAPAYADQTGFVERFRREAMAAAQIKSPHVAQVFDHGVTTDGVPFIVMELLEGEDLKSRMQRLGALPPVEVTTIVSQTAKALGRAHQVGIVHRDIKPDNIFLLDVEGELFVKVLDFGVAKRVHGELGMTSTGSVLGTPLYMSPEQLLSAKHVDFRADLWGLAVVAYHALTEQVPFRGETLGALSVVLHTGIFTPPSEVRPELSPAIDAWMKKALAHDPAARFASARQMAEALERAVLGIGRTAFTTEPSSAGERSHHGSASQPVLFGEPTPLPPAPGARLSTTGTPPSSAPGARLSTDGAPGRTLAGMATSGTDGARRWAPAILAAALAFGALVAAVVFLATKRTPTAEVTPSSEAPARQAAPVPAQPVVPAPASAAAPVPAEPASATPAAETAQPAATAATAQPASAVRTGAAGRPGATAAPRGTSEGRGRATPREGAAGRPTGTKPPAQVEDTIGF, encoded by the coding sequence ATGAACCCCGGACAGCAGGTGACGAGCACGCTCAGGCTGGCGCGCGAGCTCGGGAAGGGGGCGATGGGGAGCGTGTGGGTGGCCGATCACCTCGCGCTCGGGACGCAGGTGGCGGTGAAGTTCATGGCGCCGGCCTACGCGGACCAGACCGGCTTCGTGGAGCGCTTCCGGCGGGAGGCGATGGCGGCCGCGCAGATCAAGAGCCCGCACGTCGCGCAGGTCTTCGACCACGGCGTCACGACGGACGGGGTGCCGTTCATCGTGATGGAGCTCCTCGAGGGCGAGGACCTCAAGAGCCGCATGCAGCGGCTGGGCGCGCTGCCGCCCGTCGAGGTCACGACGATCGTGTCGCAGACGGCCAAGGCGCTCGGCCGGGCGCATCAGGTCGGGATCGTCCACCGCGACATCAAGCCGGACAACATCTTCCTGCTCGACGTCGAGGGCGAGCTGTTCGTGAAGGTGCTCGACTTCGGGGTGGCCAAGCGGGTCCACGGCGAGCTCGGCATGACGTCGACCGGGAGCGTGCTGGGCACGCCGCTCTACATGAGCCCCGAGCAGCTGCTCAGCGCGAAGCACGTCGACTTCCGCGCGGATCTCTGGGGGCTCGCGGTGGTCGCCTACCACGCGCTCACCGAGCAGGTCCCGTTCCGGGGCGAGACGCTGGGCGCGCTGTCGGTGGTGCTGCACACCGGGATCTTCACGCCGCCGAGCGAGGTGAGGCCGGAGCTCTCTCCGGCGATCGACGCCTGGATGAAGAAGGCGCTGGCGCACGATCCCGCGGCGCGCTTCGCGTCGGCGCGGCAGATGGCGGAGGCGCTGGAGCGCGCGGTCCTCGGGATCGGGCGCACGGCGTTCACGACCGAGCCCTCGTCCGCGGGGGAGCGCTCCCACCACGGGAGCGCGTCGCAGCCGGTGCTGTTCGGGGAGCCGACGCCGCTGCCGCCGGCGCCGGGCGCGCGGCTCTCGACGACCGGCACGCCGCCGTCGTCGGCGCCGGGCGCGCGGCTCTCGACGGACGGCGCGCCGGGGCGGACGCTCGCCGGCATGGCGACCTCGGGGACGGACGGGGCCCGGAGATGGGCGCCGGCCATCCTGGCGGCCGCGCTCGCGTTCGGAGCGCTCGTGGCGGCGGTCGTCTTCCTGGCGACGAAGCGAACGCCCACGGCCGAGGTGACCCCCTCGTCGGAGGCTCCGGCCCGGCAGGCCGCGCCCGTCCCGGCGCAGCCGGTGGTGCCGGCGCCGGCGAGCGCCGCCGCGCCGGTGCCGGCAGAGCCCGCGAGCGCGACGCCCGCGGCCGAGACGGCGCAGCCGGCGGCCACGGCGGCGACCGCGCAGCCGGCGAGCGCTGTCCGGACCGGCGCAGCGGGGAGGCCGGGTGCGACGGCGGCGCCGCGCGGCACCTCGGAGGGGCGCGGCCGTGCCACGCCGCGGGAGGGGGCGGCGGGCCGCCCGACGGGGACGAAGCCGCCCGCGCAGGTCGAGGACACGATCGGCTTCTGA
- a CDS encoding DUF1552 domain-containing protein — MVMSNFRLSRRAVLRGAGAIAIALPWLEIMGTERTASAAPAPAKRFLSVYTPGGTVMNRWRPTGTETSFTLGPILSPLAPVQDKLLVVDGLDMKSAVGEQHQAGIIAWLSGTTQAPNGGYGGGPSIDQVIASRISAGQKAKASIEIAVRWATGKSHGLLSPMNAANFESTAPFRPIAPRLDPTEIFTDLFGTLDPSAGNDAARRLARKKSILDFLDGRYSALSSRLGAADAQKIDQHLTKIREIEKSLDTAAPVETSACKAPTKVDTSDYNPRTGLSADNDGKVKDTSTDAAIPKVGKLMMDMLVMSLACDITAVGTLQWSDTEAKHTFPWLNLSEHHHFYQHDGGFRAAECELICNWYSKQHLYLLQEMAKIDMGGHSLLDESVVFFGSELSDPPSHNKSNMPFLLAGGGGGLRTGRWVRYPNLSHNNLLVSILNLFGDNRNTFGDPKFCTGPLTNLT; from the coding sequence ATGGTTATGTCGAACTTTCGTTTGAGCCGACGTGCCGTGCTGCGCGGCGCTGGCGCCATCGCCATCGCGCTCCCCTGGCTGGAGATCATGGGCACCGAACGCACGGCGAGCGCGGCACCCGCCCCCGCCAAGCGTTTCCTCTCCGTCTACACGCCGGGCGGGACGGTGATGAACCGCTGGCGGCCGACCGGCACCGAGACGAGCTTCACCTTGGGGCCCATCCTGTCGCCGCTCGCGCCGGTGCAGGACAAGCTGCTCGTCGTCGACGGCCTCGACATGAAGAGCGCGGTCGGTGAGCAGCACCAGGCCGGGATCATCGCCTGGCTCTCGGGCACGACCCAGGCACCGAACGGCGGCTACGGGGGCGGACCGTCCATCGATCAGGTGATCGCCTCCCGGATCTCCGCCGGTCAAAAGGCGAAGGCGAGCATCGAGATCGCGGTGCGCTGGGCGACGGGAAAGTCCCACGGCCTGCTGTCACCCATGAACGCCGCGAATTTCGAGAGCACCGCGCCGTTCAGGCCGATCGCGCCGCGCCTCGATCCGACGGAGATCTTCACCGACCTCTTCGGCACGCTGGATCCCAGCGCCGGCAACGACGCCGCCCGCCGACTCGCGCGAAAGAAGTCGATCCTCGACTTCCTCGACGGGCGCTACTCCGCCCTGTCCTCGCGGCTCGGCGCCGCCGACGCGCAGAAGATCGACCAGCACCTGACGAAGATCCGCGAGATCGAGAAGAGCCTCGACACCGCAGCGCCGGTCGAGACGAGCGCGTGCAAGGCGCCGACGAAGGTCGACACGTCCGACTACAACCCGCGCACGGGGCTCAGCGCGGACAACGACGGCAAGGTCAAGGACACCTCGACCGACGCGGCGATCCCGAAGGTCGGCAAGCTGATGATGGACATGCTGGTGATGTCGCTCGCCTGCGACATCACCGCGGTCGGCACGCTGCAGTGGAGCGACACCGAGGCGAAGCACACCTTCCCCTGGCTCAACCTGAGCGAGCACCACCATTTCTACCAGCACGACGGTGGCTTCAGGGCGGCCGAGTGCGAGCTCATCTGCAACTGGTATTCGAAGCAGCATCTCTATCTCCTGCAGGAGATGGCGAAGATCGACATGGGTGGACACTCGCTGCTCGACGAGAGCGTCGTCTTCTTCGGGTCCGAGCTCTCGGATCCGCCGAGCCACAACAAGTCGAACATGCCGTTCTTGCTGGCCGGCGGCGGCGGAGGTCTGCGCACTGGACGCTGGGTCCGGTACCCCAACCTCTCGCACAACAACCTGCTCGTCTCGATCTTGAACCTGTTCGGCGACAACCGGAACACGTTCGGCGACCCGAAATTCTGCACCGGGCCGCTCACGAACCTGACGTAG
- a CDS encoding peroxiredoxin: protein MLGKSTLSVGETAPDFSLQSQKQETVKLSDFRGKKTVVLFFYPKDDTPGCTAESCAFRDHYDAFAEAGAEVIGVSADSAGSHQQFADKYRLPMTLLSDPGGETAARYGVKSLFGLLPGRVTFVIDRDGIVRHAFSSQLRATRHVDEALTVVKQLEASGRG, encoded by the coding sequence ATGCTCGGTAAATCCACCCTGTCCGTCGGTGAGACCGCCCCTGATTTCAGCCTGCAATCGCAGAAGCAGGAGACGGTGAAGCTCTCCGACTTCCGTGGCAAGAAGACCGTTGTCCTCTTCTTCTATCCCAAGGACGACACCCCGGGGTGCACCGCGGAGTCGTGCGCGTTCCGCGACCATTACGATGCGTTCGCGGAGGCCGGCGCCGAGGTCATCGGCGTGAGCGCCGACTCGGCGGGGTCTCACCAGCAATTCGCCGACAAATACCGCCTGCCCATGACGCTGCTCAGCGACCCTGGCGGAGAGACCGCCGCGCGCTACGGCGTCAAGTCGCTCTTTGGCCTCCTCCCGGGCCGCGTGACGTTCGTCATCGATCGCGACGGCATCGTTCGACATGCCTTCTCCTCCCAGCTCCGCGCGACCCGCCACGTCGACGAGGCGCTCACGGTCGTGAAGCAGCTCGAGGCCTCGGGGCGCGGCTGA
- a CDS encoding DUF1592 domain-containing protein: MASGCTGDLGGFRSDDSKPIDDPPPTSTGTGTGPTDPAACEDGAVYPGRAPLRRLTRFEYNKTVRDLLGDTTDPAYSLPSEEVGNGFGNDADVLSVSSLLAEQLGTVAEGIAKRATATPEALAKLHPCASSVRAEDEEACARSIIERLAPLAYRRPLAAGEADELLGLYTAGRTDATFDAGVATVIEGLLQSPDFLYRIEFGTPDPQRPELRRPTGDEMATRLSYLLWGTMPDEKLRLAAQAGELSTKEGVRAHAERMLEDPRSRVTVRYFFDNLLPISSLADLERNAETFPTFSRTIGSLLHEETQRFLAHEIFEENGTWASILTAPYTFMNGPLAAFYGVSGVTGDEFQQVQLDTTQRLGLLTQAGMMAGTTHSNNTNPVVRGGFVLDKLMCQKIPLPTGDILARVKPPEPYTGKTARERFSQHSKDPVCATCHQYLDPVGFALENYDAVGLFRTTENDVPIDASGGVPGTDIKVNGPIELVQGLAQTDAVQNCFATHWAEYGYGLTLRAGDACTKKAVTDAFKASGYNVKQLLIELTQTDAFHYMAAQEE, translated from the coding sequence GTGGCCAGCGGCTGCACGGGAGACCTGGGCGGATTTCGCTCCGACGATTCCAAGCCGATCGACGACCCGCCGCCCACCTCGACGGGCACGGGCACGGGCCCGACGGACCCGGCCGCTTGCGAGGACGGCGCGGTGTACCCCGGGCGAGCACCGCTGCGGCGCTTGACGCGCTTCGAGTACAACAAGACCGTCCGCGACCTCCTGGGCGACACGACCGACCCGGCCTATTCACTGCCGAGCGAGGAGGTCGGGAACGGCTTTGGAAATGACGCGGACGTGCTGTCGGTCTCGAGCCTGCTCGCCGAGCAGCTGGGCACCGTCGCGGAGGGCATCGCCAAGCGCGCGACCGCCACCCCGGAAGCGCTCGCGAAGCTCCACCCTTGCGCGAGCAGCGTGAGGGCGGAGGACGAGGAGGCGTGCGCGCGCTCGATCATCGAGCGACTCGCGCCGCTCGCTTACCGAAGGCCGCTCGCCGCCGGCGAGGCGGACGAGCTCCTCGGGCTGTACACCGCCGGCCGGACGGATGCCACGTTCGACGCCGGCGTCGCGACGGTGATCGAGGGGCTGCTTCAATCGCCGGATTTTCTCTACCGCATCGAGTTCGGCACGCCCGACCCGCAGCGCCCCGAGCTCCGCCGGCCCACGGGCGACGAGATGGCGACGCGCCTATCGTACCTGCTCTGGGGCACGATGCCCGACGAGAAGCTGCGCCTGGCGGCGCAAGCGGGTGAGCTCTCGACCAAGGAAGGCGTGCGCGCTCACGCCGAGCGCATGCTCGAGGATCCTCGGTCCCGGGTCACCGTCCGGTACTTCTTCGACAACCTGCTCCCCATCAGCAGCCTCGCGGATCTCGAGCGAAACGCGGAGACGTTCCCGACCTTCTCGCGGACGATCGGCTCGCTCCTGCACGAAGAGACGCAGCGATTCCTCGCGCACGAGATCTTCGAGGAGAACGGCACCTGGGCGTCCATCTTGACGGCCCCGTACACCTTCATGAATGGACCTCTCGCGGCGTTCTACGGCGTCTCCGGCGTGACGGGCGACGAGTTCCAGCAGGTGCAGCTCGACACGACCCAGCGCCTCGGGCTCCTCACCCAGGCCGGTATGATGGCCGGGACGACGCACTCGAACAACACGAACCCCGTGGTCCGCGGCGGCTTCGTGCTCGACAAGCTGATGTGCCAGAAGATCCCGCTCCCCACCGGCGACATCCTGGCGAGGGTGAAGCCGCCGGAGCCGTACACCGGCAAGACGGCGCGGGAGCGCTTCAGCCAGCACAGCAAGGACCCGGTCTGCGCGACCTGCCACCAGTACCTGGATCCGGTCGGGTTCGCGCTCGAGAACTACGACGCGGTCGGGCTGTTCCGTACGACGGAGAACGACGTCCCGATCGACGCGAGCGGCGGGGTCCCGGGCACGGACATCAAGGTGAACGGGCCGATCGAGCTGGTGCAGGGGCTCGCCCAGACCGATGCGGTGCAGAACTGCTTCGCGACGCACTGGGCCGAGTACGGCTATGGTCTCACGCTCCGCGCCGGGGACGCTTGCACCAAGAAGGCTGTCACGGACGCCTTCAAGGCGTCCGGATACAATGTGAAGCAGCTCCTGATCGAGCTCACGCAGACGGATGCGTTCCACTACATGGCTGCCCAGGAGGAGTGA